The genomic DNA ACCAGCCTCACTTCGGTCGGTCGGTCGCGCAACACGCGCCGATGCGGACATGCACCTGCTCAGTCGCGCGTCTCGTCCTTCTCGTGCCGGATGGGCTCGTTCCCGTGGTCACCCAGTTCGTAGGGGGAGAGCCCTCGCCCGTCGGCCGGGAAGCTGTCGTCGCCGTGGACGTCGCGCTCCTCGACGTGTGTGCGGTGGTCCGGCCGCAGCGGCTGCTCATCGGGCCGGGGCGGCGGCAGTTCCTCGGCCCGGCGCCGCCGTCCCAGCCAGACGGCGCCGATCAGCATGCCCACGAGGGCCACGCCGACGATCGCCATCACGACGCCGAGCGCACCCCGCCCGTCCGCGAGCGTGACGGCCAGGGAATTGAGGGCTCCATTCGATACGTCCATGCATGCCGGATACCCCGAGCCGGGGCCGTCACTCGGCTATGACCTTGAATTCATGTTTTAAGTGGATATAACGAGAAAGGAGTTTCAGTGCTCGCCGACCGCTTCGTGTCGCCGACACCCAGCCGTGGGGTGAGCCTGGAGGAGGGGCAGCACCGAGAGCGGAAGGAACCCCCCGTGAACAGCACACAGGAGCAGGCAGACGAGAACCGGTACGGCAAGGAGGTGGCGGTCGCCGTCAGCGGATGCTCGAAGGACGACGCACGGATGGTCTTCGACGTGCTGCGGGCCGCCTTCACCACCGACCGCGCCTCGGTGGACGTGCCGCAGGACCTGGGCGGGAAACGACCCACCGTATGGAACGTGACCGTCGATGTGTCCGAGGCGAGGGTGGTCTCGGGCCCCATCACGATCGGCAGGCCCGTGACACTCGATGTGCAGGGCGGCTACTGGGCGGTCGACGAGCTCAGGAGGCACCTGGCGGACGCCTTCACGGTGCGGGTCGTCGGAACGGTCTCCGGCGACCAGGAGGAGGAGGTACGCCTGCGGGTGGAGAGCAGGTGAGGCGCGCACCTGCGCCCGGAGTCGGCGCAATGCATCGGGAGGCCTCGGCGTATCTGGTACAAAGCACCCAAAAGCTACTGCTTTGAGAGGTGCGAACGGGTGGAACATGCGAGCCGGTGGGAGGGCGGTGCCGGTGATCCGGAGTCGGCTCTTCACCGTTCGACGCTGACGCTGCACATCAACGGAACCGAACGGACCCTGTCGCTCGACCACCGCACCACCGTCCTGGACGCGTTGCGTGAGCACCTCGGCCTCACCGGCGCGAAGAAGGGCTGCGACCACGGCCAGTGCGGGGCGTGCACCGTCATCGTCGACGGCCGGCGCGCCAACAGCTGTCTGCTGCTCGCCGTCGCACACGACGGGTCCGCGATCACCACCGTCGAGGGGCTCGCCGACGGGGACGAGCTGCATCCCCTGCAGGAAGCCTTCCTCGCCCGGGACGCCCTGCAGTGTGGATACTGCACCCCCGGCCAGATCTGCTCGGCGGTGGGCATGCTCGCCGAGGCAGCCGACGGCTTCCCGTCCCACGCCACCGAAACAGGCCTGCCCGGCTCCGGCCCGGCCCGGCTCACTGCCACCGAGATCCGCGAACGGATGAGCGGCAACCTGTGCCGCTGCGGGGCGTACCCCCGAATCGTCGAAGCGATCCTGGACGTGGCGCCGTGAAGCCGTTCGAGTATCTGCGCGCCCGCAGCACCGCCGAGGCGGTCCGCGCGAGCGCCGCTCGCCCCGGAGCCGTGTATCTCGGCGGAGGCACCAATCTGATCGACCTGATGAAGCTGGGTGTGACCACCCCCGACCTGCTCATCGACGTCAGCGGGCTGCCCCTGGACCAGGTGACGGACACGGCCGACGGCGGTCTGCGCATCGGCGCGACCGTGCGCAACAGCGACCTCGCCGGCCATCGCACCGTGCGCACCCGCTACCCCGCCCTGTCGCAGGCACTGCTCTCCGGGGCCTCCGGGCAGCTCCGGAACACCGCCACGACCGGCGGAAACCTGCTGCAGCGCACCCGCTGCCCGTACTTTCAGGACACCTCGAAGCCCTGCAACAAGCGGGCACCGGGCACCGGCTGTCCCGCCCGCGAAGGCGCCCACCGGGATCTCGCCGTCCTCGGTCACTCCGTGGACTGCGTCGCCACCCAACCCTCGGACATGGCCGTCGCCCTGGCCGCCCTGGACGCGGTGGTCCAGCTGTACGGACCGGACGGCGAACGCTCCGTACCCGTCACCGACTTCCACCGGCTGCCGGGGGACACACCCGAGCGCGACACGGTGATCCGGCCGGGCGAGCTGATCACCGAGGTGCTGCTGCCGCCCGGTCCGGACAGCGCGGTCTCCCTCTACCGCAAGGCTCGCGACCGCGCCTCGTACGCCTTCGCCCTGGCCTCCGTCGCCGCGGTCGTCACCGTTCGCGACGGCCGGATCCAGCACGCCGCGCTGGCCTTCGGCGGGCTGGCCCACCGCCCGTGGCGGGCCCGTGCCGCGGAAGAGGTCCTGCGGGGCGCCACCGCCGGCCACGACACCTTCACCCGGGCCGTGGACGTCGAACTCGCGGCCGCCCGGCCGTTGCGCGACAACGCGTTCAAGGTGGAGCTCGCCCGCGGTCTGGCCGTCGACGCCCTGACCGCACTCACCGCCGCCGTCTGAGAACGTGAGGACTCCCGCCATGAGCCAGGCCCCCCAGCCGCTGGGCAGCCCCGTGGCCCGCCGCGAAGGCCGGGACAAGGTCACCGGAGCCGCCCGCTACGCAGCCGAGCACACCCCGCCCGGCTGCCTGTACGCCTGGCCCGTACCCGCCACCGTCGTACGCGGCCGGATCACGGCGATCCATACCGGCGAGGCACTCGCCCTGCCCGGCGTGCACACCGTCCTCACCCATGAGAACGCCCCGAGACTGAGGCAGCCCGACGACCCGGCCCTCGCCGTCCTCCAGGACGACCGGGTCCCGCACCGGGGCCGGCAGGTGGCGCTCGTGGTGGCCGAGACGTTCGAGGCCGCGAGGGCAGGAGCCGAGGCCGTCCGGATCGAGTACGAGAGCGCCGGACACGATGTCCGGCTCACCGAGGACCACCCGGGCCTGTACACACCGCAGACGGTGAACGGCGGATACCCGGCCGTCCGCGAACGCGGAGACTTCGACCGCGCCTTCGCCGGGTCCCCCGTACAAATCGACGTCACGTACACACTCGGGCCCCTGCACAACCACCCCATGGAACCGCACGCCTCCACCGCCCACTGGGCCGACGACGGGCAGCTGACCGTGTACGACTCCAGCCAGGGCACCGGAACGGTCCGTGACACCCTGGCGACCGTGTTCGGGCTCCGGCCCGATCAGGTCACGGTCGTCTCGGAACACGTCGGCGGCGGTTTCGGCTCCAAAGGCACCGCGCGCCCACAGACCGTCCTCGCCGCCATGGCCGCACGCCACACCGGGCGCCCCGTCAAACTCGCCCTGCCGCGGCGCCAGTTGTCCGCAGTCGTAGGCCACCGCGCACCCACCGTGCAACGCATCCGACTCGGCGCGGAGTTCGACGGCACCCTCACCTCGCTCGCCCACGAGATCATCACCCACACCTCCACGGTCAAGGAGTTCGTGGAACAGGCGGCCGTGCCGGCCCGCGCGATGTACTCGTCCGGGCACAGTCGTACGGTTCACCGGGTGGCCGCCCTGGACGTACCCAGCCCCTCCTGGATGCGCGCACCCGGCGAGGCCCCCGGTATGTACGCGCTGGAGTCGGCCATGGACGAGCTCGCCGTGGCCCTCGGCATCGACCCCGTCGAACTGCGTCTGCGCAGCGACCCCGCGTACGAACCCGACTCCGGCCGCCCCTTCAGCAGCCGCGGCCTCGCCGCCTGCCTGGAGGAGGGTGCCGCACGGTTCGGCTGGTACGACCGCGACCCGCGCCCCGCAGTCCGCACCGAAGGCCCACTGCTGCTCGGTACGGGCGTCGCCTCCGCCACGTACCCCGTGTACGTCGGTGGTTCCAGCGCGTCGGCGCACGCAGCAGCCGACGGCACCTACCTCATCAGGATCAACGCCACCGACATCGGCACCGGCGCCCGCACCGTCCTTGCGCAGATCGCCGCGTCCGTGCTCGACGCCCCCGTGGCCGACGTCCGGATCGACATCGGCAGCAGCGCACTGCCCGAAGCGCCGCTGGCCGGAGGATCCGCGGGTACGGCCTCCTGGGGATGGGCCGTGCACAAGGCGTCCGCCGCCCTGGCACGACACCTGCTCGAGCGCACCGGGCCCCTTCCCGACGAGGGCCTCACGGTCACCGCGGACACCTGGGAGGACGCGGCGGTGGAATCCCCGTACGCACGGCATGCGTTCGGTGCGCAGTTCGCCGAAGTCGCCGTCGACACCCGCACCGGTGAGGTCCGGACGCGCCGCATGCTCGGCGTCTTCGCCGCCGGACGTATCCTCAACTCCCGAACCGCGCGCTCCCAGTTCATCGGTGGCATGATCATGGGGCTCGGCATGGCACTGACCGAGGGCAGCACGATCGACCCCGTCTTCGGCGACTTCACGCAGAACGATCTCGCCTCCTACCATGTGCCCGTCTGTGCCGACATCCCACAGATCGAGGCGCACTGGATCGACGAGGACGACCCGCATCTCAACCCGATGGGCAGCAAGGGCATCGGTGAGATCGGCATCGTGGGCGCCGCGGCCGCTCTCGGCAACGCCGTGCGGCACGCGACCGGCGCCCGGGTGCGCAGCCTCCCGCTCACGCCGGACAAGCTGCTGCCGTATCTGCCGTAAGGGTGGATGCGGCGTGGTCACGCTCCGTGGTGCATTCAGCGGTCCGCTCACCTTCGTGTTGCGCAACCGGTCCCACCGGGTCACCCTAAGGAGTGACCTAATAGTGACATCTGCTCACTCTTCGTATTCGGGGGTCGTTGGTTCAACGGGGCGAAGCAGATGGGCCTGGACGTGAGGAGCCTCGACGATGACCGTTCCACTCGACCGGCATTATCTGGTCGAACTCCAGGTATCGGAAGAGCGCGTTTCGCAGTTGCGACGAATAGTCGCCGCGCATCTCCGCCACTGGAGTCTCGAACTTCACATCCGGCCGGTGTGCCGGGGTGTGGAGGAGCTGCTGACCAATGTCCACCGGCACGTCGGTGGCGACAACAAGTGCGTCGTCGAACTCCGCTGGTCCGGACGGCACCTCACGGTCTCCGTCGCCGACAACAGCTCCGAGATGCCGCGACTGCTCAGCAGCGGCGGCGGTGGTCTCAGCCGTGTCATGGCCCTCAGCCACAGCTGGGGCACCTGTAGGACCCTCGACGGCAAAGTCGTCTGGTTCACCCGCTACGCCGAGGCGCCGCGGAACACCGATCTGCTGCCGCGCGCACCCCTGCCAGGAGTACGCGAGTTCCTGCTGCCGCCGGCCTCCGAGCCTGCCGAGCCCGCCCTCGTCTGAGGCGGGCGCCGACGACAGGGGCGGCGGGGATCCCTGCCCGGACCGGTATCCGAGTCCCTACGCGAAGAAGTCTGCTCTGCCCACCGGCGCGGATGACGTGCACAGCGCACGTACGATCCGCGCCGGTCGGGTGTCCGCACCGGAACCCGCGTTGCGCGACGGGGCGTCGCGCGGCACGGTCGAAGAATCCGAGGCAAGGAGACCACAGTCATGCCCATCGCGACGGTCAACCCGGCGAACGGTGAGACCCTCAAGACGTTCGAGGCACTGGGAGAGGCGGAGATCGAGCATCGGCTCGCGACCGCGGACACCACGTTCCGGGAGTACCGCACCACCGCTTTCGGTGAACGGGCCCGGCTGCTCAACCGGGCCGCCGACCTCCTCGACGAGGACCAGCAGGACATCGCCCGCACCATGACCACCGAAATGGGCAAGCCCATCAAAGCGGCCCGCGCGGAGGCCGCGAAATGCGCCAAGGCCATGCGCTG from Streptomyces sp. NBC_01707 includes the following:
- a CDS encoding ATP-binding protein, producing the protein MTVPLDRHYLVELQVSEERVSQLRRIVAAHLRHWSLELHIRPVCRGVEELLTNVHRHVGGDNKCVVELRWSGRHLTVSVADNSSEMPRLLSSGGGGLSRVMALSHSWGTCRTLDGKVVWFTRYAEAPRNTDLLPRAPLPGVREFLLPPASEPAEPALV
- a CDS encoding xanthine dehydrogenase family protein molybdopterin-binding subunit, producing the protein MSQAPQPLGSPVARREGRDKVTGAARYAAEHTPPGCLYAWPVPATVVRGRITAIHTGEALALPGVHTVLTHENAPRLRQPDDPALAVLQDDRVPHRGRQVALVVAETFEAARAGAEAVRIEYESAGHDVRLTEDHPGLYTPQTVNGGYPAVRERGDFDRAFAGSPVQIDVTYTLGPLHNHPMEPHASTAHWADDGQLTVYDSSQGTGTVRDTLATVFGLRPDQVTVVSEHVGGGFGSKGTARPQTVLAAMAARHTGRPVKLALPRRQLSAVVGHRAPTVQRIRLGAEFDGTLTSLAHEIITHTSTVKEFVEQAAVPARAMYSSGHSRTVHRVAALDVPSPSWMRAPGEAPGMYALESAMDELAVALGIDPVELRLRSDPAYEPDSGRPFSSRGLAACLEEGAARFGWYDRDPRPAVRTEGPLLLGTGVASATYPVYVGGSSASAHAAADGTYLIRINATDIGTGARTVLAQIAASVLDAPVADVRIDIGSSALPEAPLAGGSAGTASWGWAVHKASAALARHLLERTGPLPDEGLTVTADTWEDAAVESPYARHAFGAQFAEVAVDTRTGEVRTRRMLGVFAAGRILNSRTARSQFIGGMIMGLGMALTEGSTIDPVFGDFTQNDLASYHVPVCADIPQIEAHWIDEDDPHLNPMGSKGIGEIGIVGAAAALGNAVRHATGARVRSLPLTPDKLLPYLP
- a CDS encoding 2Fe-2S iron-sulfur cluster-binding protein: MEHASRWEGGAGDPESALHRSTLTLHINGTERTLSLDHRTTVLDALREHLGLTGAKKGCDHGQCGACTVIVDGRRANSCLLLAVAHDGSAITTVEGLADGDELHPLQEAFLARDALQCGYCTPGQICSAVGMLAEAADGFPSHATETGLPGSGPARLTATEIRERMSGNLCRCGAYPRIVEAILDVAP
- a CDS encoding DUF6479 family protein; its protein translation is MDVSNGALNSLAVTLADGRGALGVVMAIVGVALVGMLIGAVWLGRRRRAEELPPPRPDEQPLRPDHRTHVEERDVHGDDSFPADGRGLSPYELGDHGNEPIRHEKDETRD
- a CDS encoding xanthine dehydrogenase family protein subunit M — protein: MKPFEYLRARSTAEAVRASAARPGAVYLGGGTNLIDLMKLGVTTPDLLIDVSGLPLDQVTDTADGGLRIGATVRNSDLAGHRTVRTRYPALSQALLSGASGQLRNTATTGGNLLQRTRCPYFQDTSKPCNKRAPGTGCPAREGAHRDLAVLGHSVDCVATQPSDMAVALAALDAVVQLYGPDGERSVPVTDFHRLPGDTPERDTVIRPGELITEVLLPPGPDSAVSLYRKARDRASYAFALASVAAVVTVRDGRIQHAALAFGGLAHRPWRARAAEEVLRGATAGHDTFTRAVDVELAAARPLRDNAFKVELARGLAVDALTALTAAV